In one Curtobacterium citreum genomic region, the following are encoded:
- a CDS encoding alpha/beta hydrolase, with protein sequence MLDGLATDVGRAAAERERARRVAHDAWKAREAERRQTVGAIAGPFAGTATDLWDTFVDREPSSEALRPPIVDAEFRGRERARYGDGASQSRSSADPSALQGFASTVSALDTTASAEADRVRTAWSAFTASCGWVHFDRKSMPDGFERYVRENDEDRSWIGKVAEAFEQAGGNGSLSDAALDIAAVGRAAPALRGLFAEGLTPTQVADGWRALGLTKADAGVLDALPTEVLARLGNLEGVAYWARSTANVLVLNQRLGDVELEIAQLEGAVASAGDGASALARELNALYADRKALRNINAAMKVPDQAAHGQRYLISLSEDHPPLAAVSIGDLDSANSVTWAVPGMDTTTADMSSWARAAQNIYDEQGRDVDEPSQAVIAWIGYETPDVTTVLGMQKAEVGGRKLAASIDGLGAIRGDDMPTTNVVAHSYGTTTAAVALSATGAHVDRFVALGSAGLPNDVDSAGKLHAEHVYVGQARNVVFDEAGHGDQLAGLGRMAPGHHVDPATRVFGATTFGTDTNPATVEEQRPVLNHDPLTGDHSGYLDAQTESLYNVGRVTTGHEGAATPFVPKPPTDRDQALFGPFQSMLGDR encoded by the coding sequence GTGCTCGACGGCCTGGCGACGGATGTCGGTCGTGCCGCCGCGGAGCGAGAACGGGCGCGTCGGGTCGCCCATGATGCGTGGAAGGCTCGCGAGGCAGAGCGACGGCAGACGGTCGGCGCGATCGCCGGCCCGTTCGCCGGGACCGCTACTGACCTGTGGGACACCTTCGTCGACCGTGAGCCGTCGAGCGAGGCCCTCCGACCTCCGATCGTCGATGCCGAGTTCCGCGGTCGCGAGCGAGCGCGGTACGGCGACGGTGCGAGCCAGAGCAGGTCCTCGGCGGACCCGAGCGCACTGCAGGGGTTCGCGTCGACCGTGTCTGCCCTCGACACGACCGCATCGGCCGAGGCTGACCGCGTGCGGACCGCCTGGTCGGCGTTCACGGCGTCGTGCGGCTGGGTGCACTTCGACCGGAAGAGCATGCCCGACGGTTTCGAACGTTATGTCCGGGAGAACGATGAGGACCGATCGTGGATCGGCAAGGTCGCCGAGGCGTTCGAGCAGGCCGGTGGGAACGGGTCCCTCTCAGATGCAGCACTCGACATCGCAGCCGTCGGGCGGGCCGCTCCGGCGTTGCGAGGGCTCTTCGCAGAGGGCCTGACGCCGACGCAGGTCGCGGATGGGTGGAGGGCCCTCGGGTTGACCAAGGCCGACGCCGGTGTCCTCGACGCGCTCCCGACGGAGGTGCTCGCCCGGTTGGGGAACCTCGAGGGGGTCGCGTACTGGGCGCGGAGCACAGCGAACGTCCTCGTGCTCAACCAGCGGCTGGGCGACGTGGAACTCGAGATCGCGCAGCTCGAGGGCGCCGTCGCATCGGCGGGGGACGGAGCGAGCGCCCTCGCCCGGGAACTCAACGCGCTGTACGCGGACCGGAAGGCACTGCGGAACATCAACGCAGCGATGAAGGTCCCTGACCAGGCTGCCCACGGTCAGCGATACCTCATCTCGTTGTCCGAGGACCATCCTCCACTCGCCGCCGTGTCGATAGGTGACCTCGACAGCGCGAATTCCGTCACGTGGGCGGTGCCCGGGATGGACACCACTACCGCTGACATGAGCTCCTGGGCGCGGGCTGCTCAGAACATCTACGACGAACAGGGAAGAGATGTCGACGAGCCCAGCCAAGCGGTCATCGCCTGGATCGGTTACGAGACACCGGATGTGACGACCGTGTTGGGTATGCAGAAGGCGGAAGTCGGCGGCCGGAAGCTCGCTGCTTCGATCGACGGACTGGGCGCGATCCGCGGTGACGACATGCCGACGACGAACGTCGTCGCGCACTCGTACGGCACCACGACTGCAGCCGTCGCGCTGTCGGCCACCGGCGCGCACGTCGACCGCTTCGTTGCTCTGGGATCCGCTGGCCTACCGAACGACGTCGACTCGGCCGGCAAGTTGCACGCAGAACACGTCTACGTCGGTCAAGCGCGGAACGTCGTGTTCGATGAGGCCGGTCACGGTGATCAGCTCGCCGGCCTAGGGCGGATGGCTCCCGGCCACCACGTCGACCCGGCGACACGCGTGTTCGGTGCCACCACTTTCGGTACGGACACGAATCCAGCAACCGTCGAAGAGCAACGCCCAGTGCTCAACCACGATCCGCTCACCGGTGACCATTCCGGGTACCTGGACGCGCAGACCGAGTCGCTCTACAACGTCGGGCGGGTCACGACAGGCCACGAAGGAGCGGCGACACCCTTCGTCCCGAAGCCTCCCACCGACCGGGATCAGGCGCTGTTCGGGCCTTTCCAATCCATGCTCGGGGACCGATGA
- a CDS encoding mannose-1-phosphate guanylyltransferase translates to MADALEDFYAIIPAGGIGSRLWPLSRADAPKFLHDLTGSGSSLLRQTWDRLAPLAGDQRIMVVTGRAHRAAVEAQLPGVADHNVVLESEPKDSTAAIGLAAAILRRREPDVVIGSFAADHVIGDARGFRRSVREAVASARAGYVTTIGITPTEPAIGFGYIHADDAPADIDGAPTAHAVRSFVEKPDLDTARSYVEQGTYLWNAGMFIARADVLLAEIGRTKPELLAGIEELAAAWDTSSRGAVVDAIWPALEKIAIDYTVAEPAAAAGRMVVVPGDFDWDDVGDFASLAKLQSGGRANNLAVLGDNARILADSSSGIVVAHSQRLISLIGVEDIVVVDTPDALLVTTSANAQRVKGVVDALKISGRDDVL, encoded by the coding sequence GTGGCAGACGCACTCGAGGACTTCTACGCGATCATCCCGGCCGGCGGCATCGGCTCCCGGCTGTGGCCGCTGTCGCGCGCCGACGCACCCAAGTTCCTGCACGACCTGACCGGTTCCGGCAGCTCGTTGCTCCGGCAGACCTGGGACCGGCTCGCGCCGCTCGCCGGCGACCAGCGGATCATGGTCGTCACCGGCCGGGCGCACCGTGCCGCGGTCGAGGCGCAGCTGCCCGGGGTCGCCGACCACAACGTCGTGCTCGAGAGCGAGCCGAAGGACAGCACCGCGGCGATCGGCCTGGCGGCCGCGATCCTCCGACGCCGCGAGCCGGACGTCGTGATCGGCTCGTTCGCAGCCGACCACGTGATCGGTGACGCGCGTGGGTTCCGCCGTTCCGTCCGTGAAGCCGTGGCCTCGGCCCGCGCCGGGTACGTGACCACGATCGGCATCACCCCGACGGAGCCCGCGATCGGCTTCGGCTACATCCACGCCGACGACGCCCCCGCGGACATCGACGGGGCGCCGACGGCGCACGCGGTCCGGTCCTTCGTCGAGAAGCCCGACCTCGACACCGCCCGCTCGTACGTCGAGCAGGGCACCTACCTCTGGAACGCGGGCATGTTCATCGCCCGCGCCGACGTCCTGCTCGCCGAGATCGGTCGGACCAAGCCCGAGCTGCTCGCCGGGATCGAGGAGCTCGCCGCCGCCTGGGACACCTCGTCGCGCGGGGCGGTCGTGGACGCGATCTGGCCGGCGCTCGAGAAGATCGCGATCGACTACACCGTCGCCGAGCCGGCGGCGGCCGCGGGTCGGATGGTCGTCGTCCCCGGCGACTTCGACTGGGACGACGTCGGCGACTTCGCATCGCTCGCGAAGCTGCAGTCCGGCGGTCGGGCGAACAACCTCGCGGTCCTCGGGGACAACGCCCGCATCCTCGCGGACTCGTCGAGCGGCATCGTCGTCGCGCACAGCCAACGGCTCATCTCACTGATCGGCGTCGAGGACATCGTGGTGGTCGACACCCCGGACGCGCTGCTCGTCACGACGAGCGCGAACGCCCAGCGGGTCAAGGGCGTCGTCGACGCGCTGAAGATCAGCGGGCGGGACGACGTGCTCTGA
- a CDS encoding glycosyltransferase family 4 protein yields the protein MSARSVERGTSQRTVAVVTESFLPTLNGVTTSVLAVLDHLERRGHRAVVIAPDTPGLAQFRSKTQVERYRSFDVHRIPAVAYRQFPVALPHPVLDTILAASGADVLHAASPFLLGGRAITAAGRLGIPSVAVFQTDVAGFARRNGLTATVPLVRRILGRIHAGASLTLAPSSATAAMLAEDGVPRVTRWGRGVDTTLFHPDRRHSASVRAARRRTAPDGETIVGYVGRLAPEKEVERLAELGGLPGIRVVVAGGGPSRAYLERRLRHLDVTFTGPLRGDALADAYAMLDVFVHTGPAETFGQTLQEAHATGLPVVAPAAGGPLDLVAPGLDGELYDPDVPQALRRAVLGLVGDPDAAARMGSAGRLRVEGTTWEAIGDQLLAHHDTARTIGAPPALTRTARAGRDEKVSAGA from the coding sequence ATGAGCGCACGCAGCGTGGAGCGCGGCACGTCCCAACGGACCGTGGCCGTCGTGACCGAGAGCTTCCTGCCCACCCTCAACGGCGTCACCACCAGCGTCCTGGCGGTCCTCGACCATCTGGAGCGCCGCGGGCACCGCGCGGTCGTGATCGCCCCGGACACCCCCGGACTCGCGCAGTTCCGCTCGAAGACGCAGGTGGAGCGCTACCGCTCCTTCGACGTCCACCGCATCCCGGCGGTGGCGTACCGCCAGTTCCCCGTCGCCCTCCCCCACCCGGTGCTCGACACGATCCTCGCCGCCTCCGGCGCCGACGTGCTCCACGCCGCCAGTCCGTTCCTGTTGGGTGGACGCGCCATCACGGCGGCCGGGAGGCTCGGCATCCCCTCCGTCGCCGTGTTCCAGACCGACGTGGCCGGGTTCGCACGCCGCAACGGCCTGACCGCGACCGTCCCGTTGGTGCGCAGGATCCTCGGGCGCATCCACGCCGGCGCGTCGCTGACGCTCGCGCCGTCGAGCGCGACCGCCGCGATGCTCGCCGAGGACGGCGTCCCGCGGGTGACGCGGTGGGGCCGGGGCGTCGACACGACGCTCTTCCACCCGGACCGTCGGCACAGCGCGTCGGTGCGTGCGGCACGTCGGCGGACCGCACCGGACGGCGAGACGATCGTCGGCTACGTCGGGCGGCTCGCGCCCGAGAAGGAGGTCGAGCGACTCGCCGAGCTCGGCGGCCTCCCCGGGATCCGGGTCGTCGTCGCCGGGGGCGGCCCGTCCCGCGCGTACCTGGAGCGTCGGCTCCGTCACCTCGACGTCACGTTCACCGGTCCGCTGCGGGGCGACGCGCTGGCCGACGCGTACGCGATGCTCGACGTCTTCGTGCACACGGGTCCCGCGGAGACCTTCGGCCAGACCCTGCAGGAGGCGCACGCGACCGGGCTGCCCGTGGTGGCACCGGCCGCCGGCGGTCCGCTCGACCTCGTCGCGCCGGGCCTCGACGGCGAGCTGTACGACCCGGACGTCCCGCAGGCACTGCGCCGGGCGGTGCTCGGGCTCGTCGGCGACCCGGACGCCGCGGCGCGGATGGGCTCGGCCGGGCGGCTCCGCGTCGAAGGCACCACGTGGGAGGCCATCGGCGACCAGCTCCTCGCGCACCACGACACGGCGCGGACGATCGGCGCGCCGCCTGCCCTGACGCGCACCGCGCGGGCCGGTCGGGACGAGAAGGTCAGCGCGGGCGCATAG
- the sdhC gene encoding succinate dehydrogenase, cytochrome b556 subunit, producing MAEQTAGGTTVVEPRVTIDAPRASRKLEGTLYRGSTGMWSWVLHRITGVAIYFFLLVHILDTALVRLSPEAYNAVIGTYKTPIMNLGEIALVMAIVFHALNGLRIILVDFWSKGPKYQRAMFWIVLVVWAVLIAGFLPRQLMNLVADFQ from the coding sequence ATGGCCGAGCAGACCGCAGGCGGGACGACGGTGGTCGAACCGCGCGTGACGATCGATGCGCCGCGCGCGTCCCGGAAGCTCGAGGGGACGCTGTACCGCGGGTCCACGGGGATGTGGTCGTGGGTGCTGCACCGGATCACCGGCGTCGCGATCTACTTCTTCCTGCTGGTGCACATCCTCGACACGGCCCTCGTGCGGCTCTCGCCCGAGGCCTACAACGCCGTCATCGGGACCTACAAGACGCCGATCATGAACCTCGGTGAGATCGCTCTCGTGATGGCGATCGTCTTCCACGCCCTGAACGGCCTGCGCATCATCCTGGTGGACTTCTGGTCGAAGGGCCCGAAGTACCAGCGCGCCATGTTCTGGATCGTGCTCGTCGTGTGGGCAGTCCTCATCGCGGGCTTCCTCCCGCGCCAGCTCATGAACCTCGTCGCGGACTTCCAGTAG
- the sdhD gene encoding succinate dehydrogenase, hydrophobic membrane anchor protein yields the protein MTTQTVEPPRSASAARRTTNWEKWGWIYMRASGVLLVVLIFGHLFVNMVAGEGVKQIDFAFVAGKWANPFWQVWDSLMLVLALVHGSNGMRTIINDYVAKPGVRKTLLLAVLIACVALVVLGLLVCWTFDPCPAGAAAADLPSFCPAR from the coding sequence ATGACCACACAGACCGTCGAGCCGCCTCGCTCGGCCAGCGCCGCACGCCGCACCACCAACTGGGAGAAGTGGGGGTGGATCTACATGCGCGCCTCGGGCGTCCTGCTCGTCGTGCTCATCTTCGGCCACCTCTTCGTCAACATGGTCGCGGGTGAAGGCGTCAAGCAGATCGACTTCGCCTTCGTCGCCGGCAAGTGGGCCAACCCGTTCTGGCAGGTGTGGGACTCGCTCATGCTGGTCCTCGCCCTGGTGCACGGCTCCAACGGCATGCGCACGATCATCAACGACTACGTCGCGAAGCCCGGGGTCCGGAAGACCCTGCTGCTCGCCGTGCTCATCGCCTGCGTCGCACTCGTCGTGCTCGGGCTGCTCGTCTGCTGGACGTTCGACCCGTGCCCCGCCGGCGCCGCCGCTGCGGACCTGCCGTCGTTCTGCCCGGCGCGCTGA
- the sdhA gene encoding succinate dehydrogenase flavoprotein subunit, whose protein sequence is MPANTPTETTVHHHQHDIVIIGAGGAGMRAAIEAGPKAKTAVISKLYPTRSHTGAAQGGMAAALANVEEDSWEWHTFDTIKGGDYLVDQDAAEILAKEAIDAVIDLENMGLPFNRTPEGKIDQRRFGGHTRDHGKAPVRRACYAADRTGHMILQTLFQNCVKLGVEFHNEFYALDLVMVDVTGDDGVTRKQPAGVVAYELATGDLHVFHAKAVIFATGGFGKMFKTTSNAHTLTGDGVGIVWRTGLPLEDMEFFQFHPTGLAGLGILLTEGARGEGAILRNASGERFMERYAPTIKDLAPRDIVARCMVQEVAEGRGAGPNKDYVLLDCTHLGAEVLETKLPDITEFARTYLGVDPVVEPVPVMPTAHYAMGGIPTNVKAEVLYDNTTVVPGLYAAGECACVSVHGSNRLGTNSLLDINVFGKRSGNNAAEYVQTAEFLPLPEDPAAGIRDMLAQLRSSTGTERIAVLRKELQDEMDKNAQVFRTDESLGKMTETIHELRDRFRNVAVQDKGKRFNTDLLEAVELGFLLDLAEVVVYSARNRKESRGGHMRDDYPKRDDENYMQHTMAYLTGDPHSSLADDHITLDWKPVVVTRYEPMERKY, encoded by the coding sequence GTGCCTGCGAACACCCCGACCGAGACCACGGTCCACCACCACCAGCACGACATCGTCATCATCGGCGCGGGCGGCGCCGGGATGCGCGCCGCGATCGAGGCCGGCCCGAAGGCCAAGACCGCCGTCATCTCGAAGCTCTACCCGACCCGCTCCCACACGGGCGCGGCGCAGGGCGGCATGGCCGCCGCACTCGCGAACGTCGAAGAGGACTCGTGGGAGTGGCACACCTTCGACACGATCAAGGGCGGCGACTACCTGGTCGACCAGGACGCCGCCGAGATCCTGGCGAAGGAGGCCATCGACGCGGTCATCGACCTCGAGAACATGGGCCTGCCCTTCAACCGCACCCCGGAGGGCAAGATCGACCAGCGACGCTTCGGCGGCCACACCCGCGACCACGGCAAGGCCCCGGTCCGGCGGGCCTGCTACGCCGCGGACCGCACGGGCCACATGATCCTGCAGACGCTGTTCCAGAACTGCGTGAAGCTCGGCGTCGAGTTCCACAACGAGTTCTACGCGCTCGACCTCGTCATGGTGGACGTCACGGGCGACGACGGCGTCACGCGCAAGCAGCCGGCGGGCGTCGTCGCGTACGAGCTCGCCACGGGTGACCTGCACGTCTTCCACGCCAAGGCCGTGATCTTCGCGACCGGTGGCTTCGGCAAGATGTTCAAGACCACCTCGAACGCCCACACCCTGACCGGCGACGGCGTCGGCATCGTCTGGCGCACCGGCCTGCCGCTCGAGGACATGGAGTTCTTCCAGTTCCACCCGACCGGCCTCGCCGGCCTCGGCATCCTGCTCACCGAGGGCGCCCGCGGCGAGGGGGCGATCCTCCGCAACGCCTCCGGCGAACGCTTCATGGAGCGCTACGCCCCGACGATCAAGGACCTCGCTCCCCGCGACATCGTCGCCCGGTGCATGGTGCAGGAGGTCGCCGAGGGCCGCGGTGCCGGCCCGAACAAGGACTACGTCCTGCTCGACTGCACGCACCTCGGTGCCGAGGTCCTCGAGACGAAGCTGCCGGACATCACCGAGTTCGCGCGCACCTACCTCGGGGTCGACCCGGTCGTCGAGCCGGTGCCGGTCATGCCGACCGCGCACTACGCGATGGGCGGCATCCCGACGAACGTCAAGGCCGAGGTCCTGTACGACAACACCACCGTCGTCCCCGGTCTGTACGCCGCCGGCGAGTGCGCGTGCGTGTCCGTGCACGGCTCGAACCGCCTCGGCACGAACTCGCTGCTCGACATCAACGTGTTCGGCAAGCGCTCCGGCAACAACGCGGCCGAGTACGTCCAGACCGCGGAGTTCCTCCCCCTGCCGGAGGACCCGGCCGCCGGGATCCGCGACATGCTCGCGCAGCTGCGCTCCTCGACCGGCACCGAACGCATCGCCGTGCTGCGCAAGGAGCTGCAGGACGAGATGGACAAGAACGCGCAGGTGTTCCGCACCGACGAGTCGCTCGGCAAGATGACCGAGACCATCCACGAGCTGCGCGACCGGTTCCGCAACGTCGCCGTGCAGGACAAGGGCAAGCGGTTCAACACCGACCTGCTCGAGGCGGTCGAGCTCGGCTTCCTGCTCGACCTGGCCGAGGTCGTCGTCTACTCCGCGCGCAACCGCAAGGAGAGCCGCGGCGGACACATGCGCGACGACTACCCGAAGCGCGACGACGAGAACTACATGCAGCACACCATGGCGTACCTGACGGGCGACCCGCACTCGTCACTCGCCGACGACCACATCACGCTCGACTGGAAGCCCGTCGTGGTGACGCGCTACGAGCCGATGGAGAGGAAGTACTGA
- a CDS encoding succinate dehydrogenase iron-sulfur subunit, producing MTDTLVSDAPRTDTVQDAPPGSFPVTVIVRRFDPEVDDEPRWQDFDVMMLPTDRILDALHKIKWEQDGSLTFRRSCAHGVCGSDAMRINGRNRLACKTLIKDLDVSKPIYVEAIKGLPLEKDLVVDMEPFFQSFREVQPFLQASSKPEKGKERVQSVADRARFDDTTKCILCAACTSSCPVFWTDGQYFGPAAIVNAHRFIFDSRDDAANVRLDILNDKEGVWRCRTTFNCSEACPRGIQVTKAISEVKQAIMRGGA from the coding sequence ATGACCGACACCCTGGTCTCCGACGCCCCCCGCACCGACACCGTGCAGGACGCCCCTCCCGGATCGTTCCCCGTGACGGTGATCGTCCGGCGCTTCGACCCCGAGGTCGACGACGAGCCGCGCTGGCAGGACTTCGACGTCATGATGCTGCCGACCGACCGCATCCTCGACGCCCTGCACAAGATCAAGTGGGAGCAGGACGGGTCGCTGACGTTCCGCCGTTCCTGCGCGCACGGCGTGTGCGGGTCGGACGCGATGCGGATCAACGGGCGCAACCGTCTGGCGTGCAAGACGCTCATCAAGGACCTCGACGTGTCGAAGCCGATCTACGTCGAGGCGATCAAGGGCCTGCCGCTCGAGAAGGACCTCGTCGTCGACATGGAGCCCTTCTTCCAGTCCTTCCGCGAGGTCCAGCCGTTCCTGCAGGCGTCGAGCAAGCCGGAGAAGGGCAAGGAGCGCGTGCAGTCCGTCGCGGACCGCGCCCGCTTCGACGACACCACGAAGTGCATCCTCTGCGCCGCGTGCACGTCGTCCTGCCCGGTGTTCTGGACTGACGGCCAGTACTTCGGTCCGGCGGCCATCGTGAACGCCCACCGCTTCATCTTCGACTCCCGCGACGACGCCGCGAACGTGCGGCTCGACATCCTCAACGACAAGGAGGGCGTCTGGCGCTGCCGCACGACCTTCAACTGCTCCGAGGCCTGCCCGCGCGGGATCCAGGTGACGAAGGCCATCTCCGAGGTCAAGCAGGCGATCATGCGCGGCGGCGCGTGA
- a CDS encoding TNT domain-containing protein has translation MTFAETRPILDQLGYTVRYVQLPGEQLHEPPVEGALRIVPADQPDDFALEVVDYGTARRLATARGEADAVEMLRRFLNRAFPAPRDIPRHELDGLRDRAASTYPQLAQQVAQAGDQGLRIQIPAGVPVDRVGGPDGYLLHPLDTPLPQRSLPPHVAAAPEVHRYVVDRPFLVEVSFVQPWFDQPGGALRFRTADPSVTIRDLVVDGSLVRLRVV, from the coding sequence ATGACGTTCGCGGAGACCCGCCCCATCCTCGACCAGCTCGGCTACACCGTTCGGTACGTGCAGCTCCCCGGGGAGCAACTGCACGAGCCGCCGGTGGAGGGCGCGCTCCGCATCGTGCCGGCAGACCAGCCGGACGACTTCGCACTCGAGGTCGTCGACTACGGCACCGCGCGTCGGCTCGCGACCGCCCGTGGCGAGGCCGATGCGGTCGAGATGCTGCGGCGTTTCCTGAACCGCGCGTTCCCGGCGCCGCGGGACATCCCCCGCCACGAGCTCGACGGGCTCCGCGATCGTGCCGCCTCGACGTACCCGCAGCTCGCGCAGCAGGTCGCCCAGGCCGGCGACCAGGGCCTGCGCATCCAGATCCCCGCGGGCGTGCCCGTCGACCGCGTCGGCGGTCCGGACGGGTACCTGCTGCACCCGCTCGACACCCCGCTCCCCCAGCGTTCCCTGCCGCCCCACGTCGCGGCGGCGCCCGAGGTGCACCGGTACGTCGTCGACCGGCCGTTCCTGGTCGAGGTCTCGTTCGTGCAGCCCTGGTTCGACCAGCCCGGCGGTGCGCTGCGCTTCCGGACCGCGGACCCGTCGGTCACAATCCGCGACCTCGTCGTCGACGGCTCGCTCGTCCGGCTCCGCGTGGTCTGA
- a CDS encoding DUF4190 domain-containing protein has product MTTAQPYKPAAPASDRFSVLAIVGFVLAFVVNIAGLVVSIIALVQLKRTGERGRGLALAGVIISALSIVLSIVSMIVVFSAAANMQGTTGGY; this is encoded by the coding sequence ATGACCACCGCCCAGCCGTACAAGCCCGCAGCGCCGGCGTCCGACCGCTTCAGCGTCCTCGCGATCGTCGGGTTCGTCCTGGCCTTCGTCGTGAACATCGCCGGACTCGTCGTCAGCATCATTGCGCTCGTCCAGCTCAAGCGCACCGGTGAGCGCGGTCGTGGACTCGCGCTGGCCGGCGTGATCATCAGCGCCCTGTCGATCGTGCTCAGCATCGTGTCGATGATCGTCGTGTTCTCCGCAGCGGCGAACATGCAGGGCACCACCGGCGGCTACTGA
- a CDS encoding DUF805 domain-containing protein: MTNDQTPQWGKPDQPGDQQPQYGQPQPYGQQPQYAQPPQPYGQPQQYGQQPQPYGQPQQPYGQQPQYGQPQAGLPYPQYVPAGPIPRDASGAPPLWAPWYGIGFLDAFTRFWKKYARFDGRASRSEFWYWFLANAIISTILFGGYIAGMIAWAASSTTVDEYGQSTSNGSVPVVGILFLVLYFVWWAATIVPTFALGWRRVHDANLAGPFWLISLVTGIAAIVFGALESNPAGAQYDRPDGQPKA, translated from the coding sequence ATGACGAACGACCAGACCCCGCAGTGGGGCAAGCCGGACCAGCCCGGCGACCAGCAGCCGCAGTACGGGCAGCCGCAGCCGTACGGGCAGCAGCCCCAGTACGCGCAGCCGCCGCAGCCGTACGGGCAGCCCCAGCAGTACGGGCAGCAGCCCCAGCCGTACGGGCAGCCACAGCAGCCGTACGGGCAGCAGCCCCAGTACGGGCAGCCCCAGGCCGGCCTGCCCTACCCGCAGTACGTCCCCGCCGGACCGATCCCGCGGGACGCGAGCGGCGCTCCGCCCCTCTGGGCGCCCTGGTACGGCATCGGGTTCCTCGACGCCTTCACCCGGTTCTGGAAGAAGTACGCGCGGTTCGACGGTCGCGCCAGCCGCAGCGAGTTCTGGTACTGGTTCCTCGCGAACGCGATCATCTCGACGATCCTGTTCGGCGGCTACATCGCCGGCATGATCGCCTGGGCGGCGTCGTCCACGACGGTCGACGAGTACGGGCAGTCCACCTCGAACGGCTCGGTCCCGGTCGTCGGCATCCTGTTCCTCGTGCTGTACTTCGTGTGGTGGGCGGCGACCATCGTGCCGACCTTCGCGCTCGGGTGGCGCCGGGTGCACGACGCGAACCTCGCCGGACCCTTCTGGCTCATCTCGCTCGTGACCGGCATCGCGGCGATCGTGTTCGGTGCTCTCGAGTCGAACCCTGCGGGCGCGCAGTACGACCGCCCGGACGGCCAGCCGAAGGCCTGA
- a CDS encoding DUF805 domain-containing protein produces the protein MTQQQPGAPYRTATEPESGGPTGEPPIWAPRYGASFGQAVGRFFRKYATFSGRASRSEFWWAYLVVAGVSFILVAVAIAYRVATVEYRTYDLGGGQVYQATTPPGPVFWLLLTLPALWWLATIVPTLALGWRRLHDANLPGALYLIAVFVGIVGIVFGLLPSNPEGARHDRPEAGR, from the coding sequence GTGACACAGCAGCAACCAGGAGCGCCGTACCGTACCGCGACCGAGCCGGAGTCCGGCGGCCCAACGGGTGAGCCGCCCATCTGGGCGCCCCGGTACGGCGCGTCGTTCGGGCAGGCGGTCGGACGCTTCTTCCGCAAGTACGCGACCTTCAGCGGTCGAGCGAGTCGCAGCGAGTTCTGGTGGGCGTACCTGGTGGTCGCCGGGGTGTCGTTCATCCTGGTGGCGGTCGCGATCGCCTACCGGGTCGCGACGGTCGAGTACCGGACCTACGACCTCGGCGGCGGCCAGGTCTACCAGGCGACGACCCCGCCGGGGCCGGTGTTCTGGCTCCTCCTGACCCTGCCCGCGCTGTGGTGGCTCGCGACCATCGTGCCGACCCTTGCCCTCGGGTGGCGGCGTCTGCACGACGCGAACCTGCCCGGTGCGCTGTACCTGATCGCGGTGTTCGTCGGGATCGTGGGGATCGTCTTCGGTCTCCTGCCGTCGAACCCCGAGGGCGCCCGACACGACCGACCGGAGGCAGGACGATGA
- a CDS encoding DUF805 domain-containing protein — protein sequence MSNQDPYGQQPSYGQQPSYGQQPSYGQQPSYGQQPSYGQQPPYGQQPPYSQQPPYSQQQYGQRPPAPGRGQVPPLWAPWYGIPFHEAFTRFWKKYVRFDGRASRSEFWFWALWYAIGSVVAGILGGLLDGLPFVSNADDGITTLWSLACAIGFVALTMRRLHDVNLSGYFALFFIIPPIGVLFALIVGLIGTDPQGQRFDRPDQV from the coding sequence ATGAGCAACCAGGACCCCTACGGTCAGCAGCCGTCGTACGGTCAGCAGCCGTCGTACGGGCAGCAGCCGTCGTACGGGCAGCAGCCGTCGTACGGGCAGCAGCCGTCGTACGGGCAGCAGCCCCCGTACGGGCAGCAGCCGCCGTACTCGCAGCAGCCGCCGTACTCGCAACAGCAGTACGGCCAGCGGCCGCCCGCGCCCGGTCGGGGGCAGGTCCCGCCGCTGTGGGCGCCGTGGTACGGCATCCCGTTCCACGAGGCGTTCACCCGCTTCTGGAAGAAGTACGTCCGGTTCGACGGCCGCGCGAGCCGCAGCGAGTTCTGGTTCTGGGCGCTCTGGTACGCGATCGGATCGGTGGTGGCGGGCATCCTCGGCGGCCTGCTCGACGGGCTGCCCTTCGTCTCGAACGCGGACGACGGCATCACGACGCTCTGGTCGCTGGCGTGCGCGATCGGCTTCGTCGCGCTGACCATGCGGCGCCTGCACGACGTGAACCTGTCCGGGTACTTCGCCCTCTTCTTCATCATCCCGCCGATCGGCGTGCTCTTCGCGCTGATCGTCGGACTGATCGGGACCGATCCCCAGGGGCAGCGGTTCGACCGACCCGATCAGGTGTGA